In one Cyclopterus lumpus isolate fCycLum1 chromosome 24, fCycLum1.pri, whole genome shotgun sequence genomic region, the following are encoded:
- the LOC117727036 gene encoding LOW QUALITY PROTEIN: beta/gamma crystallin domain-containing protein 1-like (The sequence of the model RefSeq protein was modified relative to this genomic sequence to represent the inferred CDS: inserted 1 base in 1 codon), translating to MSESPEEQESTGVLGRIGSWLSPWRGKGPKSPTENASPTSDQALKSEGEQESEESVRLRARTQEGEEEKDQSSNPNPFGLSRDIFPCEEEDATQSAHRGVSVVSSTGTAEGGPKKEEFVDCRKKRVGQAKEREESSNGNLASGNPETNASQLTHLSHFSEQGVVWESDQAHTQPQAQRQVQAGRRLNVYLEETSVIHFDQNTCAGQEVIQVTKKNLRVLAKVKSSPDFDLSSSSTNAENKRTNVSPAVGAHTYYSALVGVSLTSHKESQSEPEPEGQTEAHSMGRKNAARRKLRKNSMGDEGNGPQEKMPPSAEPVPQVIPPSDNSVTSPQGKSPKTHMGEASVNSSSKHSTTSQTSSEGAENKTSGPVTDTLLDNFQDSNSDIATPLACAVDVSADMEEDNSVYNKVERKTETPESKRRSMKVSRSEVKLFTKNVPWNSKQNPAGDTEEFKAVLKNDQDQAKDKPKTEIDVRLHKLKNIAEEPKPVVGHIADRISLFERPAAGVNKRAFQSPRSADVSPVRKATPMLKPDVXVVRKRSRSAERSGTARSSSVSPSGKKPMTIKERVRNYTKASDTGGGPTQPQKPDMTGMSQKATSCIVSASKSLELDNQGKLDNEKQIQQAKSEITLKLDGQDTAGVGLKISIPKEPTTDSNTNHTVASKTADQVMEPARVETNVPAKGLGCVELTNSISPQSKDLSRTGSRSKRRKGREPTSPISPNSEFKLDCSTSKPEFTAIKQQQVDESASKLLTEKVSLPSDKAQGNTDTRQKAFKKGPEVLGKQKKMLDSSFKEENIDKPVKRQEGMPEPSVSKDEPDTAAYSSGTKTPIDKDPVILPQKDKKAGGHGLVLGENASKDSRETSASSPSPVLERPIEKPGLMEQEPPVEQPKIGKELSVQSESTEPNKNNTGQTPKCPDKDIELMNQAESKDVGKLENVEGVKTNPTDKKNKDKAQQLLHSSKNITKAEISESRQGTARDDERKDAIRKDETQPAKVITKPEIIQPKPASASSEKNSTSSDLPAQKQGVRHTKIPHTEKAAVCSVTQTNEAVSVTETAKGPSKGEKAATVPSELRTKSIESPGTEPEPVVVAAKPQPHSESVEKTENSPDDSCANGANDAQFSSSKSITKATTAAEKVSVKAADGTPALITAQTDNTSEKESYDKKSLPFSASKSLSSNVARRSDGGTNSTVESVASEVSGDITKPAPRARQGEESQNTGSRSDIISLKGAKEIAQSPSDGAASNSTVDVVKKTAEKTFHSLMNDLSPVANGDISPHSQLHTVEKEPVDNKPSQTQKAPTSPHANKPIPNTTPLSTMKKLHFPQGRSKDDSATRQDVPSSWLDVDFPKRKLKVSVPKLSSSGSESNLLDTSGELDDNDFIEKIQKLCAPFSLPPRKHTQLRPPQPPFALPAIREARFEKTFDPEEFKFGLSKKNQFSGDTSPSLLASKYQNKDTTSVLKPARASLADRSMLLSILDPHSRHRDNSQDEEDVKEERDDHIKVKSRLEGSCVLNSLNSSIFRGKRNGVQTQVEGTHSGDVSPSEAPQLSPPEGTPPPPPSPTASAPLKDTRAPSDREEAPAAEAVFSDSGLPLPLFNDIKLPDYLEKYLPREPRKPERSTQGQEQVRTEVIGKMKAAACEADLAVKPGREPPDALPPCFPEIPPITHSILLEHKQPPALPQAIRSNNITAKGFHKRPGKMVLFEKHQFSGQAHEVFRDVADATSLQLSPLISVQVLRGCWVIYEKPDFQGRSIALEEGGIELSNVWAEPGPEAEPQTNPPPMLIGSIRLAVWDYSLPHIDLFTEPEGRGRVTPYHDDSIETGSFGIPLSTASIQVHSGVWLVFSDPGFQGMVAVLETGEYPVPDTWGFTSPFVGSLRPLKMGGFKVENPNEVKALVYEKPGLEGSCWEIDSDIFSFDESEGDMATDGENLDSRKLKSVGSLKIIGGLWVGYSEPGFEGQQYILEEGEYLECSDWGGSDQLGSLRPILADFISPHLKMFSDKDFGELGVNIDLTVPVIDMDGTGYGVKTQSIDVINGVWVVFEEPGFCGECYLLEKGLYGSPADWGSPQPRVASAMPVVLDDFENAAKFKVQLFSDPGFQGSVVPLEEGVASLTDSVSVASCKVLAGSWLAFEGQDFTGRMYVLEVGNYPDLRAMGCLNARSSILSLQTVGFEFSLPSITLFERCGLWGKRVVLTDGSVNLQLAGGCSRVQSVLVEGGMWVLYEGINYRGPQILLRPGEVLDWRKFSSWQKIGSLRPLIQKRVHFRLRNRLTGLMMSVTGDLDDVKLMRVQETEETDGFEQIWFHENGHVHCKLLEECCLSPSGSVTMAGSRVGLSPKPDNQDQLWSITPGGFIRYTSTSDLVLDIKGGTHYDKNQVILKRLDPNNQQQQWDVEII from the exons ATG TCTGAGAGCCCCGAGGAGCAGGAGAGCACTGGGGTCTTGGGTCGTATCGGGAGCTGGCTCTCTCCATGGAGGGGAAAGGGTCCAAAAAGTCCCACTGAAAATGCCTCCCCGACTAGCGATCAGGCTCTTAAGTCAGAGGGCGAACAGGAGAGTGAAGAATCTGTGAGACTCCGGGCAAGGACacaagagggggaggaggagaaggaccaGAGCTCCAATCCCAATCCATTCGGTCTCTCCAGAGACATTTTTCcttgtgaagaggaggacgccACACAGTCTGCCCACAGAGGCGTCTCTGTTGTGAGCAGCACTGGAACAGCAGAAGGAGGTCCAAAGAAGGAGGAGTTTGTGGATTGCAGGAAGAAGAGAGTCGGGCAGGccaaggagagggaggagagcagcaACGGTAATTTAGCGAGCGGGAATCCTGAGACAAATGCCAGTCAGCTGACACATCTCTCTCACTTTTCTGAGCAGGGTGTGGTATGGGAATCTGACCAGGCCCACACCCAGCCTCAAGCCCAGAGACAAGTACAGGCAGGCAGGAGGCTCAATGTGTACCTGGAGGAGACCAGCGTGATTCACTTTGACCAGAACACCTGtgctggacaggaagtgatccAAGTCACAAAAAAGAACCTCAGAGTCCTCGCCAAAGTAAAGTCATCACCAGATTTTGATTTGAGCTCAAGTTCAACAAATGCAGAGAACAAAAGGACAAATGTGAGTCCTGCTGTTGGGGCACATACTTACTACAGTGCCCTTGTGGGGGTGTCACTGACGTCACACAAAGAGTCACAGTCAGAGCCTGAACCTGAAGGACAAACAGAGGCTCACAGCATGGGGCGTAAAAACGCAGCCAGAAGGAAATTGAGGAAGAACTCTATGGGAGATGAAGGGAACGGCCCCCAGGAAAAAATGCCTCCCAGCGCCGAACCTGTCCCACAAGTAATCCCTCCATCAGATAACTCAGTGACCAGTCCTCAGGGCAAAAGTCCAAAGACTCACATGGGAGAGGCATCTGTAAACTCCTCCTCCAAGCACAGTACCACCTCTCAGACTTCATCTGAAGGAGCAGAGAATAAGACTTCCGGGCCTGTTACAGACACGCTGTTGGACAATTTCCAGGACTCAAACTCAGACATTGCAACCCCTCTGGCATGTGCGGTTGATGTCAGCGCAGACATGGAGGAAGACAACAGTGTTTACAACAAAGTGGAACGGAAGACAGAGACACCAGAGTCCAAACGCAGGAGTATGAAAGTTTCTCGGAGTGAGGTGAAGCTTTTTACAAAGAATGTGCCTTGGAATTCAAAGCAGAATCCAGCGGGAGACACCGAGGAATTTAAAGCAGTGTTGAAAAATGACCAAGATCAAGCAAAGGATAAGCCCAAAACAGAGATCGATGTCAG ACTACACAAGCTGAAGAACATCGCCGAGGAGCCTAAGCCAGTCGTTGGCCACATTGCAGATAGAATCAGCCTCTTTGAGCGCCCGGCAGCGGGCGTCAACAAGCGGGCCTTCCAAAGTCCGAGGAGTGCTGATGTCTCTCCAGTCAGGAAAGCCACGCCGATGTTGAAACCAGATG GAGTCGTTAGAAAGAGGTCAAGATCAGCAGAACGTTCCGGCACAGCCAGGTCCAGCTCTGTGTCACCCAGTGGGAAGAAGCCGATGACGATCAAGGAGCGAGTGAGGAACTACACAAAGGCATCTGATACCGGGGGCGGGCCGACGCAGCCTCAAAAGCCAGACATGACAGGAATGTCTCAAAAAGCTACCTCATGCATAGTTTCTGCATCCAAGTCATTAGAACTAGACAATCAGGGTAAACTGGATAATGAAAAGCAAATACAGCAAGCAAAGTCAGAGATAACATTAAAACTAGATGGACAAGATACCGCCGGTGTAGGGTTAAAGATTTCCATTCCTAAAGAACCAACAACGGACTCTAACACAAACCACACAGTGGCCTCGAAAACCGCAGATCAGGTTATGGAACCTGCCAGAGTTGAAACAAATGTTCCAGCTAAAGGTCTGGGTTGTGTAGAACTGACCAATAGCATTagcccacagtccaaagacctTAGCAGAACAGGCTCCCGctctaaaagaagaaaaggtagGGAACCAACCAGTCCCATCAGCCCAAATAGTGAATTCAAACTGGATTGCTCCACAAGTAAGCCAGAGTTCACTGctataaaacaacaacaggtggATGAGTCTGCCTCTAAACTACTCACCGAGAAAGTCTCATTACCATCTGATAAAGCCCAAGGAAATACAGATACCAGACAGAAAGCATTTAAGAAGGGGCCAGAGGTCTTaggaaaacagaagaaaatgtTGGATTCTTCATTTAAAGAGGAGAATATTGACAAACCGGTAAAGAGGCAGGAGGGAATGCCTGAACCATCTGTCAGCAAAGATGAACCTGATACTGCTGCTTATAGCAGTGGAACTAAGACACCTATTGACAAGGATCCCGTTATTTTACCCCAGAAGGATAAAAAGGCAGGGGGACATGGCCTCGTATTGGGAGAAAATGCCTCCAAGGACAGTAGAGAAACTtcagcctcctccccctcaccgGTGCTTGAACGACCTATTGAGAAGCCTGGTTTGATGGAGCAAGAGCCACCTGTTGAACAACCGAAAATAGGAAAAGAATTGTCAGTGCAATCTGAATCCACCgagccaaataaaaacaacacagggCAAACACCGAAATGCCCGGACAAGGACATAGAACTAATGAATCAGGCTGAGAGTAAAGATGTGGGGAAATTGGAAAATGTGGAGGGCGTAAAAACCAATCCGACtgataaaaagaacaaagacaaagCACAGCAACTCCTGCATTCATCTAAAAACATCACAAAGGCCGAGATTTCAGAAAGCAGACAAGGTACTGCGAGGGATGATGAAAGAAAAGATGCGATAAGAAAAGATGAGACACAGCCGGCTAAAGTCATAACAAAACCTGAAATAATACAACCAAAACCAGCCTCTGCATCCTCAGAAAAGAACAGCACATCATCGGACCTGCCTGCTCAAAAACAAGGtgtcagacacacaaagatTCCACATACAGAAAAAGCTGCTGTTTGTAGCGTCACTCAAACTAATGAGGCTGTGAGTGTGACCGAGACTGCAAAAGGGCCGTCAAAAGGAGAAAAGGCAGCAACTGTGCCCTCTGAGTTGCGAACAAAGTCTATAGAAAGCCCTGGAACAGAGCCAGAGCCAGTGGTGGTTGCAGCAAAACCGCAGCCTCATTCTGAATCCGTGGAAAAAACAGAGAATTCACCAGATGACTCATGTGCAAATGGAGCTAATGATGCTCAGTTCTCCAGCTCAAAGTCAATAACTAAAGCAACTACAGCAGCTGAGAAAGTGAGTGTAAAAGCCGCTGACGGCACTCCGGCGCTGATAACTGCACAGACTGATAATACGTCGGAGAAGGAATCGTACGATAAAAAGTCTTTGCCTTTTTCGGCCTCGAAATCTTTGAGCAGCAATGTAGCAAGGCGGAGTGATGGGGGAACAAATTCAACTGTGGAATCAGTGGCCTCAGAAGTCTCAGGAGATATAACGAAACCAGCTCCTAGAGCCCGACAGGGTGAGGAATCACAAAATACAGGAAGTAGAAGTGATATCATTTCACTCAAGGGTGCAAAGGAAATAGCACAGAGCCCCTCTGATGGTGCTGCTTCCAACTCCACAGTTGATGTTGTAAAGAAGACGGCTGAGAAAACATTCCATTCACTAATGAACGATCTCTCCCCTGTTGCCAATGGTGATATCTCCCCACATTCACAACTCCACACGGTCGAAAAGGAACCGGTCGACAACAAACCAAGTCAAACTCAAAAAGCGCCCACTTCCCCACATGCTAATAAGCCGATCCCAAACACAACCCCGCTTTCAACCATGAAGAAGTTACATTTTCCTCAGGGACGAAGCAAAGACGATTCTGCAACGCGGCAAGACGTTCCCTCGAGCTGGCTGGATGTGGACTTCCCCAAACGGAAGCTCAAAGTCTCGGTGCCCAAACTGAGCTCCTCTGGAAGTGAGAGCAATCTTCTGGACACTTCTGGGGAGCTAGATGATAATGATTTCATTGAGAAGATCCAGAAGCTTTGTGCACCGTTCTCCCTCCCGCCACGTAAACACACCCAACTCCGGCCCCCTCAGCCACCATTTGCCCTGCCTGCCATCAGAGAGGCACGCTTTGAGAAGACGTTTGACCCCGAGGAGTTTAAGTTTGGCTTGAGTAAGAAGAATCAGTTCAGTGGAGACACAAGCCCGAGCCTCTTGGCCTCTAAGTACCAGAACAAGGACACAACATCTGTCCTGAAGCCTGCCAGGGCTAGTTTGGCAGACAGGAGCATGCTGCTCAGTATACTGGACCCTCACTCTCGCCACAGGGACAACAGTCAAGACGAGGAGGATGTcaaagaagagagagatgacCATATCAAGGTGAAGTCTCGCTTGGAGGGGAGCTGTGTCCTCAACAGCCTCAACTCCTCCATCTTCAGAGGGAAGAGGAATGGAGTTCAAACGCAGGTAGAGGGCACCCACTCCGGGGATGTGTCACCGAGCGAAGCCCCCCAGCTAAGCCCTCCAGAGGGCACCCCGCCGCCCCCGCCAAGCCCAACTGCCTCAGCTCCACTCAAAGACACACGAGCCCCGAGCGACAGAGAGGAAGCCCCGGCTGCAGAGGCTGTGTTCAGTGACTCAGGCCTTCCACTTCCCCTCTTTAACGACATCAAGCTGCCGGACTATTTGGAGAAGTACCTCCCCCGAGAGCCACGGAAACCAGAGCGCAGCACACAAGGACAGGAGCAAGTCAGAACTGAG GTTATTGGAAAGATGAAAGCTGCAGCCTGCGAAGCAGACCTGGCTGTGAAACCAGGTCGAGAGCCTCCTGATGCTCTGCCTCCATGTTTTCCTGAGATTCCTCCTATTACACATTCTATACTCCTTGAGCATAAGCAGCCACCGGCTCTGCCACAGGCAATACGAAGTAATAAC ATAACTGCCAAAGGATTTCACAAGCGGCCTGGAAAG ATGGTGTTGTTTGAAAAACATCAGTTCAGTGGCCAGGCGCATGAGGTTTTCAGGGATGTCGCAGATGCTACTTCTCTGCAGCTCTCGCCTCTCATATCTGTTCAGGTTCTTCGAGGATG CTGGGTAATCTATGAGAAGCCTGACTTCCAGGGACGCTCAATCGCCTTGGAGGAGGGAGGCATTGAATTGTCAAATGTGTGGGCAGAGCCAGGGCCGGAGGCAGAACCACAGACCAACCCACCACCAATGCTGATTGGCTCAATACGACTTGCTGTCTGG GATTACAGCCTCCCCCACATTGATCTGTTTACTGAACCGGAGGGCCGCGGCAGAGTAACACCGTACCATGATGACAGCATAGAGACAGGCTCATTTGGCATCCCACTGAGCACAGCTTCCATCCAAGTGCACTCGGGGGT GTGGCTGGTGTTTAGTGACCCGGGGTTCCAAGGCATGGTAGCGGTTCTGGAGACGGGAGAGTACCCTGTTCCTGACACCTGGGGCTTCACATCACCCTTTGTTGGGTCTCTTAGACCACTTAAaatg GGTGGTTTCAAAGTGGAGAACCCTAATGAAGTCAAG GCCTTGGTGTATGAGAAGCCTGGCCTTGAGGGCTCCTGTTGGGAAATTGACAGTGACATTTTCAGTTTTGATGAAAGTGAAGGAGACATGGCTACTGATGGAGAAAACTTGGACTCGAGAAAACTGAAGTCTGTTGGTTCTTTAAAGATCATTGGAGGACT CTGGGTCGGCTACAGCGAGCCTGGGTTTGAGGGCCAGCAGTACATCCTGGAGGAAGGAGAGTACCTGGAATGCAGCGACTGGGGAGGCTCAGACCAGCTCGGGTCACTGCGACCAATCCTGGCT GACTTTATTTCTCCACACCTCAAAATGTTTAGCGACAAAGATTTCGGTGAACTGGGAGTCAACATTGACCTCACGGTGCCCGTTATTGACATGGATGGCACAGGCTATGGCGTGAAGACGCAGTCAATCGATGTCATCAATGGCGT CTGGGTTGTGTTTGAGGAGCCGGGCTTTTGTGGTGAATGCTACCTCCTGGAGAAAGGCCTGTATGGAAGCCCAGCGGACTGGGGGTCGCCACAGCCCAGAGTGGCCTCAGCAATGCCTGTTGTGTTG GATGATTTTGAGAATGCAGCCAAATTTAAG GTGCAGCTTTTCTCGGATCCAGGTTTTCAAGGCTCTGTTGTCCCTCTGGAGGAGGGTGTGGCCTCCCTGACGGACAGCGTCTCTGTGGCCTCGTGCAAGGTTCTGGCTGGAAG CTGGCTGGCATTTGAGGGCCAGGACTTCACTGGCAGGATGTACGTGTTAGAAGTGGGGAACTACCCAGACCTGAGAGCAATGGGCTGTCTCAATGCGAGATCCTCCATCCTGTCGCTACAGACTGTTGGCTTT GAGTTTTCACTGCCATCCATCACTCTGTTTGAGCGGTGTGGTCTGTGGGGTAAGAGGGTGGTGCTCACGGATGGATCAGTCAACCTTCAGCTGGCTGGAGGCTGCAGCAGAGTCCAATCTGTGCTAGTGGAAGGAGGCAT GTGGGTTTTATACGAGGGAATCAACTATCGGGGTCCTCAGATTTTGCTGAGACCCGGGGAAGTGCTTGACTGGCGCAAGTTCAGCAGTTGGCAGAAAATTGGATCCCTTCGCCCTCTCATACAG AAGCGAGTGCACTTCCGTTTAAGGAACAGACTGACGGGGCTCATGATGTCAGTGACCGGCGATCTGGATGATGTCAAACTGATGCGGGTCCAAGAAACAGAGGAGACGGATGGATTTGAACAGATCTGGTTCCACGAAAATGGACATGTGCATTGCAAG ctgctggaggagtGCTGCCTGAGTCCCAGTGGTAGCGTGACGATGGCAGGAAGCCGCGTCGGTCTCTCCCCGAAGCCAGACAACCAGGACCAACTCTGGAGCATCACCCCTGGGGGATTCATCCGCTACACCTCCACTTCGGATCTGGTCCTGGACATCAAAG GGGGCACTCACTACGACAAAAACCAAGTGATTCTAAAAAGACTTGATCCAAATAACCAGCAACAACAGTGGGATGTGGAGATTATATGA